A genomic segment from Colletotrichum higginsianum IMI 349063 chromosome 5, whole genome shotgun sequence encodes:
- a CDS encoding Aromatic prenyltransferase, which translates to MAPTMATSTYTTSHRPPFPLQLSPRALRSPMAFGQSEILSPRALAKQEKDLCLPAQESIYIHRPDQDFWTVRCAEILDGLMQAAGSYTPAQRAAHIRLLTEIIVPAMGPHPSAAPTKPLLTADGSPFEPSWNITDSGSSSIRFSFEPMGRHGGSESDPFAQKIVPAILPALRMVAHGADTRWFEQFMSALFLTESETKAALAKLPKGTRAPTSFLAFDLDGDKAVFKAYFFPILKHIATGESPENITFNAIRSLSPGGADLARSANATEAYFRNAPFSIPVEMIALDCIDPAAGARAKLYARTRSNAFNVVRDVMTLGGQIHDETTLEGLDILRSIWHLLHNEPEPYGDDFDKQPKLLQTLHKGICYGFELKPGAEWPEVKAYVPLWQYAGSDAVISSNLAKAFRSRGWPVAETYEDAMPCCFPRSNLGKTTGTHSYISFAFSKQKGAYLTIYYSIRPQDSLMAF; encoded by the exons ATGGCCCCCACCATGGCAACATCGACTTACACGACCAGCCACAGacctcccttccccctgCAGCTCTCCCCGCGGGCTCTGAGGTCACCCATGGCATTCGGCCAGTCCGAGATCTTGTCCCCGCGGGCTCTGGCCAAGCAGGAGAAGGACCTTTGCCTCCCGGCGCAAGAGTCAATATACATCCACAGACCCGACCAAGACTTTTGGACTGTTCGTTGTGCCGAAATCCTCGACGGTCTGATGCAAGCTGCCGGCTCTTACACGCCGGCCCAACGAGCCGCACACATCCGTCTTCTGACCGAGATCATCGTCCCCGCCATGGGCCCTCATCCGTCTGCTGCCCCGACAAAACCCTTGTTGACCGCCGACGGCTCTCCCTTTGAGCCTTCTTGGAACATCACCGATTCGGGCTCCTCGTCCATCCGCTTCTCCTTCGAGCCGATGGGCCGCCATGGCGGTTCTGAATCGGACCCCTTCGCGCAAAAGATCGTTCCTGCCATCCTCCCGGCCCTGCGCATGGTCGCTCACGGGGCCGACACACGGTGGTTTGAACAATTCATGTCTGCTCTCTTCCTGACAGAATCCGAGACAAAGGCCGCGCTCGCCAAACTCCCCAAGGGAACCCGCGCGCCGACCTCGTTCCTGGCGTTCGATCTCGACGGAGACAAGGCTGTCTTCAAGGCATATTTCTTCCCTATCCTCAAGCATATCGCCACGGGCGAATCGCCAGAAAACATCACCTTTAACGCCATCCGCTCCCTGTCCCcaggcggcgccgacctcgcccgctCCGCCAACGCCACGGAAGCGTATTTCAGAAATGCACCCTTCTCAATCCCCGTCGAGATGATTGCTCTGGACTGCATCGATCCGGCCGCGGGCGCCCGCGCCAAGCTCTACGCCCGCACACGCTCAAACGCCTTCAACGTCGTGCGCGATGTCATGACGCTCGGCGGCCAGATCCACGACGAGACGACTTTGGAGggcctcgacatcctccgcAGCATCTGGCACCTGTTGCACAACGAGCCGGAGCCCTACGGCGACGACTTTGACAAGCAGCCCAAGCTGCTGCAAACCCTCCACAAGGGCATCTGCTACGGCTTCGAGCTCAAGCCCGGCGCCGAGTGGCCCGAGGTCAAGGCATACGTGCCGCTGTGGCAGTATGCTGGTagcgacgccgtcatctcaTCGAACCTGGCCAAGGCATTCCGCTCGAGAGGCTGGCCCGTGGCCGAGACGTATGAGGACGCGATGCCTTGCTGTTT CCCCCGTTCCAACCTGGGAAAGACCACGGGGACGCACTCATACATCTCCTTCGCCTTCTCCAAACAGAAGGGCGCCTACCTGACGATCTACTACTCCATCAGACCACAGGACTCGTTGATGGCTTTCTGA
- a CDS encoding Major facilitator superfamily transporter, with protein sequence MLCVLLGGTDGHPSSIPPSLPPFSSPTLQLPHMANDKVPDAPSGQEPTIHGSTMGAGAPHAASEKANNTDDEPAFLEHAATNNSEALKEARRVNAIEALGIPDWQAKEKKIVRTLDMTLLPQLWILYMFNYLNRTNIAQARLDEDFEATLQLGNTDYSTAVALLTVGYMLAQLPSNMLITRVRPGLYLPTCAILWSGVSATTAAVTSPGQLFGVQFILGIIEAPLFPGAVYLMSCWYTRRELALRTALLYSGLVLAQAFSGLIAAGVFSGMSGAAGLRGWQWLFILEAVLSAFFALTAYFILPNYPHSKTGGAMWSMTEDMRRIAVARIEADRVEQPTDSTVWQGLRLALTDVKTYIFIFMNIFMTSSYGFNNFFPTMVRGFGMGSSTMALVLTAPPYILGTAVSFGVAWSSDRKKERGFHIMANNCISIVGFIISVATLNTAARYTAAFLYTSGSFSANALVYTWAVSSLGQTPEKRAAGGAIVNIMGHLGNVMSPYFFPDSDSPRYTMAMILQIVFAGLTFCMAFTSKTYLRRQNKKLRTAADESGQVYNPFTT encoded by the exons ATGCTCTGTGTGCTCTTGGGAGGAACAGACGGGCACCCATCGTCgatccctccctcccttccccctttctcttccccgACTCTGCAACTCCCACACATGGCGAACGACAAGGTGCCCGACGCGCCCTCGGGCCAGGAGCCCACAATCCACGGCAGCACCATGGGAGCCGGGGCGCCGCACGCGGCCTCGGAGAAGGCCAACAacacggacgacgagcccgcgTTCCTCGAGCACGCCGCGACAAACAACTCGGAGGCCTTGAAGGAGGCCCGGAGGGTGaacgccatcgaggccctcggCATCCCGGACTGgcaggccaaggagaagaagattgTCCGGACTCTGGACATGACGCTGTTGCCCCAGCTGTGGATCTTGTACATGTTCAACTACCTGAACCGCACAAACATCGC ACAAGCccgtctcgacgaggacTTTGAGGCGACGCTCCAGCTCGGGAACACCGACTACAGCACCGCAGTCGCCCTTCTCACCGTTGG CTACATGTTGGCGCAGCTGCCTTCCAACATGCTCATCACCCGAGTCCGCCCGGGCCTCTACCTTCCGACATGCGCCATCCTGTGGTCCGGCGTTTCCGCCACGACGGCTGCCGTCACCAGCCCGGGCCAGCTCTTTGGCGTCCAGTTCATCTTGGGCATTATTGAAGCCCCCCTATTCCCTGGT GCCGTCTACCTTATGTCATGCTGGTACACCCGGAGAGAGCTCGCCCTCCGCACCGCGCTTCTCTACTcgggcctcgtcctcgcgcAAGCCTTCTCCggcctcatcgccgccggcgtcttctCCGGCATGTCTGGGGCCGCAGGACTCCGTGGTTGGCAGTGGCTGTTCATTTTAGAAGCTGTACTCAGTGCCTTCTTTGCGTTGACTGCCTACTTCATCTTGCCCAACTATCCTCACTCCAAGACCGGGGGCGCCATGTGGTCCATGACGGAAGATATGCGGAGGATCGCCGTGGCCCGCATCGAGGCCGACCGTGTGGAGCAGCCTACCGACTCGACCGTCTGGCAGGGTCTTCGTCTGGCGCTGACCGATGTGAAAACGTACATTTTC ATCTTCATGAACATCTTCATGACATCCTCTTACGGCTTCAACAACTTCTTCCCGACCATGGTCCGCGGCTTCGGCATGGGCAGCAGCACGATGGCCCTCGTCCTCACTGCGCCGCCCTATATCCTGGGCACCGCGGTGTCCTTCGGCGTGGCGTGGTCTTCGGACcggaagaaggagagaggtTTCCACATCATGGCCAACAACTGCATATCCATCGTTGGTTTCATCATCTCCGTCGCGACCCTCAACACGGCGGCGCGCTATACGGCGGCCTTCCTGTACACGTCgggctccttctccgccaaCGCTCTG GTTTACACCTGGGCCGTCTCGTCGCTCGGCCAGACGCCCGAGAAGCGTGCGGCtggcggcgccatcgtcaacatcaTGGGTCACCTGGGCAACGTCATGTCGCCCTACTTCTTTCCCGACAGCGACTCGCCGCGCTACACGATGGCCATGATCCTCCAGatcgtcttcgccggcctGACATTCTGCATGGCCTTCACGTCCAAGACGTACCTGCGCAGGCAGAACAAGAAGCTGCGGACCGCGGCGGATGAGAGTGGTCAAGTGTACAACCCCTTTACGACGTGA
- a CDS encoding BZIP transcription factor: MDFSHQYFAQTQPYQFMGIPPLTPSHSNSAGSDDFNTTSPPDVYAAEFPNDHHFASFDNYPPAQFNHQHTSFPGPPGPPTPPNHGLPVQQPVQSQPQPPQHNGMSAPPVHQIKPQPDAVAHKQEPLDDHSRRGQSNSDDEDLTPAQSRRKAQNRAAQRAFRERKERHVKDLEAKLADLEAEAQQKSTENERLKREMQKISTENEILRATSSMNGHHSSASPEPRTTGPMHYNPKDFYTDLLAPHNNKTPSHRVAISSDGERLLAAGATWDFIISHPLFKRGMVDVGDVSERLKNQARCDGQGPVFSERCILEAIQGSVASGSDELL; this comes from the exons ATGGACTTCTCCCATCAGTACTTCGCGCAAACGCAGCCCTACCAGTTCATGGGCATCCCGCCCCTCACGCCATCCCATTCCAATTCCGCAGGTTCAGACGACTTCAACACGACATCTCCACCA GACGTCTACGCCGCCGAATTTCCAAACGACCACCACTTCGCCTCTTTTGATAACTATCCTCCCGCCCAGTTTAACCACCAGCACACTTCTTTCCCCGGTCCTCCCGGCCCTCCTACTCCGCCAAATCATGGCCTGCCCGTCCAGCAGCCCGTCCAGTCGCAGCCTCAGCCGCCACAGCACAATGGAATGAGCGCTCCTCCCGTTCACCAGATCAAGCCCCAGCCCGATGCTGTCGCCCACAAGCAGGAGCCCCTAGACGATCATTCTCGTCGGGGCCAGTCCAactcggacgacgaagacCTGACGCCCGCCCagtcgaggaggaaggccCAAAACCGCGCCGC ACAACGCGCATTCCGGGAACGAAAGGAGAGGCACGTCAAGGACCTGGAAGCGAAGCTCGcggacctcgaggccgaagcgCAGCAAAAGTCGACGGAGAACGAACGGCTCAAGCGAGAAATGCAAAAGATCAGCACCGAGAACGAGATTTTACGCGCCACCTCGTCGATGAACGGCCACCACAGCTCAGCGTCCCCCGAGCCGCGGACGACAGGCCCTATGCACTACAACCCCAAAGACTTCTACACGGACCTGCTCGCGCCGCACAACAACAAGACGCCCAGCCACCGAGTCGCCATTTCGTCCGACGGAGAACGCTTGCTCGCCGCTGGCGCTACGTGGGATTTCATCATCAGCCACCCACTCTTCAAGAGAGGCATGGTGGATGTGGGCGACGTGAGCGAGCGGCTGAAGAACCAGGCACGGTGTGACGGCCAGGGTCCGGTCTTTTCGGAGCGCTGCATCCTGGAGGCCATCCAAGGCAGCGTCGCCAGCGGAAGTGACGAGCTGCTCTAG
- a CDS encoding CDP-alcohol phosphatidyltransferase has translation MVYVRQDRLPALKEYKYSSVDRSLTSKYILKPFYTNVVIKIFPMSMAPNLITLSGFMFVIANVLTLLWYNPTLDQDCPPWVYYSWAIGLFLYQTFDAVDGSQARRTHQSGPLGELFDHGVDALNTSLEVLIFAASQNMGQALLTFYTQTWDEYHTKTLTLGIINGPVEGVLILVGVYALTGYMGGASFWQQSLLRTFGVSEKLGIPEALYELSFTQWYMVQGSFVLVLNTIESARNVIKARRARGDRSRGALLGLLPFFGMWVLIAAYLLLHPTILYSHLVPFVMFAGVVNAYSVGQMITAHLVKLDFPYWNVLGLPLAFGVGDALGPKLQEYFGFGWPSALGDGVYQVAFMFLMLGLAVGVYGSFVVDVIVTICDYLDIWCLTIKHPWVEGRDGEGSAQVNGKKSQ, from the exons ATGGTCTACGTGCGCCAGGACCGCCTTCCGGCGCTCAAGGAGTACAAGTACTCGAGCGTCGACCGCTCGCTGACGTCAAAGTACATCCTCAAGCCCTTCTACACcaacgtcgtcatcaaaATCTTCCCCATGAGCATGGCGCCGAACCTCATCACCCTTTCCGGCTTCATGTTCGTCATCGCCAACGTCCTGACGCTGCTGTGGTACAACCCGACGCTCGACCAAGACTGCCCCCCATGGGTTTACTACTCATGGGCCATCGGCCTGTTCTTATACCAGACGTTTGACGCGGTCGACGGTTCGCAGGC CCGAAGAACACACCAGTCCGGACCCCTCGGCGAGCTTTTCGACCACGGCGTCGATGCGCTCAACACCTCGCTCGAGGTCCTCATCTTTGCTGCGTCGCAGAACATGGGACAGG CACTCCTCACCTTCTACACCCAGACGTGGGACGAGTACCACACTAAGACGCTCACTCTCGGCATTATCAACGGACCGGTGGAGGGCGTCCTtatcctcgtcggcgtctaCGCGCTAACGGGCTACATGGGTGGCGCCTCCTTCTGGCAGCAGTCGCTCCTCCGGACATTTGGCGTCTCGGAGAAGCTGGGCATCCCCGAGGCCCTGTACGAGCTTTCCTTCACGCAGTGGTACATGGTCCAGGGCTCGTTCGTGCTCGTCCTCAACACGATTGAGTCGGCGCGTAACGTCATCAAGgcccgtcgcgcgcgtggtgACCGCTCCCGCGGCGCGTTGCTGGGCCTCCTGCCCTTCTTCGGCATGTGGGTGCTCATCGCAGCATACCTGCTACTGCATCCGACCATCCTGTACTCGCATCTCGTGCCGTTCGTCATGTTCGCCGGCGTCGTAAACGCATACTCTGTCGGGCAGATGATCACGGCGCACCTGGTGAAGCTCGATTTCCCCTATTGGAACGTCCTGGGCCTGCCGCTCGCATTCGGGGTCGGTGATGCGCTGGGCCCGAAGCTGCAGGAATACTTTGGCTTCGGCTGGCCCAGCGCGCTGGGCGATGGTGTCTACCAGGTCGCCTTCATGTTCCTCATGCTCGGTCTGGCAGTTGGTGTTTATGGCAGCTTCGTCGTGGATGTCATCGTCACCATTTGCGACTACCTCGACATCTGGTGCTTGACGATCAAGCACCCATGGGTTGAGGGtcgggacggcgagggcagtGCCCAGGTCAACGGCAAGAAGTCTCAGtaa
- a CDS encoding Coatomer subunit gamma, translated as MSYGKKDEDADLGLVKVDRTQVFQEARLFNSSPIQPRRCRILLTKIALLLYTGEKFPTNEATTLFFGISKLFQNKDASLRQMVHLVIKELAHSAEDIIMVTSTIMKDTGGSTDAIFRPNAIRALCRIIDATTVQSIERVMKTAIVDKNPSVSSAALVSSYHLLPIAKDVVRRWQSETQEAAASTKSSSGFSLGFSSSSGQLPANNSTMPQYHAIGLLYSMRMHDRMALVKMVQQFGAAGAVKSSAAIVMLVRLAAQLAEEDPSLRKPMMQLLDGWLRHKSEMVNFEAAKAICDMRDVTDAEVSQAVHVLQLFLTSPRAVTKFAALRILHNFASFKPNAVNVCNPDIELLISNSNRSIATFAITTLLKTGNEASVDRLMKQISGFMSEITDEFKITIVEAIRTLCLKFPSKQAGMLAFLSGILRDEGGYEFKRAVVESMFDLIKFVPESKEDALAHLCEFIEDCEFTKLAVRILHLLGLEGPKTSQPTKYIRYIYNRVVLENAIVRAAAVTALAKFGVGQKDPEVKRSVEVLLTRCLDDVDDEVRDRAALNLRLMHQEDEISEKFVKNDSIFSLPYFEQQLVMYVTSEDKSAFNSPFDISQIPVVTREQADAEDRTKKLTATAPSLKPPKVGPTKAAAGGAEAAASATAATQRYAQELMQIPEMKEFGSVLKSSPVVELTESEMEYVVTVVKHIFKEHVVFQYEVKNTLDATVLENVSIVATPSEEEELEEVFIIQAEKLPTNEPGKVYVAFKKVNGEGSMPISSFSNVLKFTSKEIDPTTNEPEDTGYDDEYEVAEFDLAGSDYVIPTFASNFNHIWEQVGAAGEEAEETLQLSSMKSIAEATEQLAKVLSLQPLEGTDVPVNQTTHTLKLLGKTVGGGRVVANVRMAYSSKSGVTTKITVRSEEEGVASLVVASVA; from the exons ATGAGCTACGGCAAGAAAGACGAAGATGCCGATTTGGGCCTGGTGAAGGTGGACAGGACCCAGGTATTCCAAGAAG CACGGCTATTTAACAGCTCGCCCATCCAGCCGCGAAGATGCCGAATCCTCCTCACCAAGatcgcccttctcctctaTACGGGCGAGAAGTTTCCGACGAACGAAGCGACgaccctcttcttcggcatctCGAAGCTTTTCCAGAACAAAGATGCCAGCTTGCGACAGATGGTCCACCTTGTCATCAAGGAGCTGGCTCACTCGGCTGAAGACATTATCATGGTCACGAGCACCATCATGAAGGATACCGGAGGCAGCACCGATGCCATCTTCCGACCCAACGCCATTAGGGCCCTGTGCCGCATTATCGAT GCCACCACAGTCCAGTCTATCGAGCGTGTGATGAAAACCGCCATTGTCGACAAGAACCCCTCCGTATCGTCTGCGGCCCTCGTTTCCTCGTACCACCTCCTCCCGATCGCCAAGGATGTCGTCCGCCGCTGGCAGAGCGAGACCCAGGAAGCTGCGGCTTCCACGAAGTCCTCGAGCGGCTTCTCCCTaggcttctcctcctcgagcggTCAATTGCCCGCCAACAACTCGACTATGCCACAGTACCACGCAATTGGTCTGCTCTACTCGATGCGCATGCATGATCGCATGGCGCTCGTCAAGATGGTTCAGCAGTTCGGTGCCGCTGGTGCAGTCAAGAGCTCGGCCGCCATTGTCATGCTTGTCCGCCTGGCCGCCCAGCTTGCCGAGGAAGACCCGTCGCTCAGGAAGCCGATGATGCAGCTGCTGGACGGCTGGTTGCGTCACAAGAGCGAAATGGTTAACTTTGAGGCCGCTAAGGCCATTTGCGACATGCGGGATGTCACTGACGCCGAGGTCTCCCAGGCCGTACATGTGCTCCAGCTCTTCCTTACCTCCCCTCGCGCCGTCACCAAGTTCGCCGCTCTCCGGATCCTCCACAACTTCGCCTCCTTCAAGcccaacgccgtcaacgtcTGCAACCCCGACATTGAGCTCTTGATCTCCAACAGCAACCGATCGATTGCCACCTTCGCCATCACCACTCTGCTCAAGACTGGTAACGAGGCTAGCGTCGACCGTTTGATGAAGCAGATCTCTGGTTTCATGTCGGAGATCACGGACGAGTTCAAGatcaccatcgtcgaggcTATCCGCACACTGTGTCTGAAGTTCCCCAGCAAGCAGGCCGGCATGCTTGCTTTCCTCAGCGGCATCCtccgcgacgagggcggtTACGAGTTCAAGCGCGCCGTGGTTGAGAGCATGTTCGACCTGATCAAGTTTGTCCCGGAGTCGAAGGAGGATGCCCTTGCTCACCTGTGCGAGTTCATCGAAGACTGCGAGTTCACCAAACTTGCGGTCAGAATCCTGCACTTGCTCGGTCTCGAAGGCCCCAAGACCTCTCAGCCTACCAAGTATATCCGCTACATCTATAACAGAGTGGTTCTAGAGAACGCCATCGTGcgcgcggccgccgtcaccgccctTGCCAAATTCGGTGTCGGGCAGAAGGATCCCGAGGTCAAGCGCAGTGTCGAGGTTCTCCTCACCAGATGCTTggacgatgtcgatgacgaagtCAGAGATCGTGCCGCGCTTAACCTCCGACTCATGCACCAGGAAGATGAGATTTCGGAGAAGTTTGTCAAGAACG ACAGCATTTTCTCCTTGCCTTACTTCGAGCAACAGCTCGTTATGTACGTCACGTCAGAGGACAAGTCTGCGTTTAACAGCCCCTTCGATATCTCCCAGATCCCTGTCGTTACCCGCGAGcaggccgatgccgaggaccGGACGAAGAAGCTCACGGCGACTGCCCCGTCTCTCAAGCCCCCGAAGGTTGGACCTACGAAGGCTGCTGCAGGTGGCGCGGAGGCTGCTGCATCAGCAACTGCCGCCACTCAGCGTTACGCCCAGGAGCTGATGCAGATACCCGAGATGAAGGAGTTTGGCAGTGTGCTCAAGTCGtcgcccgtcgtcgagcttACCGAGTCGGAGATGGAGTACGTCGTCACCGTGGTCAAGCACATCTTCAAGGAGCACGTCGTGTTCCAGTATGAGGTCAAGAACACACTGGACGCGACAGTCCTCGAGAACGTATCCATTgtggcgacgccgtccgaagaggaggagctcgaggaggttTTCATTATCCAGGCTGAGAAGCTCCCCACCAACGAGCCCGGTAAGGTTTACGTAGCCTTCAAGAAGGTCAACGGAGAGGGCTCCATGCCAATCAGCAGCTTCTCCAACGTGCTCAAGTTTACCAGCAAGGAGATCGACCCTACGACGAACGAGCCAGAGGATACTggctacgacgacgagtacgaggtggccgagttcGACCTTGCGGGCAGCGATTATGTCATTCCCACGTTTGCCAGCAACTTCAACCACATCTGGGAACAGGTGGGTGCggctggcgaggaggccgaggagactCTGCAGCTCAGCAGCATGAAGAGCATAGCAG AGGCAACGGAGCAACTTGCCAAGGTCTTGTCGTTGCAGCCTCTGGAGGGCACGGATGTGCCGGTCAACCAGACGACACATACCCTCAAGCTGCTCGGCAAGACTGTCGGCGGGGGCAGAGTGGTTGCCAACGTGCGGATGGCTTACTCGTCCAAGTCTGGCGTGACGACGAAGATCACGGTTCgcagcgaggaggagggcgtggCGTCGCTTGTTGTTGCATCGGTTGCTTAA
- a CDS encoding Coatomer subunit has product MDHLSSSSSSTGTTTYTQKSVSTFHQDVPKQTYTTAGTIYNPSNSQPLQPPVRRGRTLKWPPVGAAASELSLFPKSVLASLPLKSHNTVTTPPSPLPHKIPKYSPLQQNYDRAVSPVTDHSRESLYDSDLSSLSSSRVPSFTMNGDQASPVSGAMPMSTVDRLVDAESSDIEDDEGPGDNPLKNFTVKGLQNLASYPNPNQKRAQKTLLRARPGATPALSTGNISRTTTPFYGAHSFEASDMGADGSSSPGLFRLAKTDPNTILKMQAEQKMIRDLNLSWRDSGVTPPPGLLAAHNVQRTNTHTTYKSTLATGPGAPRPLTAGPPGQRQYRTSTFDFAMKALNGGPKTDTFYDESVKGDSRPVSHCMHNTTSLDALRLAGSETPDHLMAGLPSLLCNSTPDADHFYQDPIHTGKLSDVNMKKGFQHTDTSPVHYANINKNKSRQPETNIPIIFGEKWVADYPKTGRSRLSKGTWTIAEDELRQRNERIYQLFYAGTGELGKSLDSVVKDAELNTFKRQVGVIGDRRPKTKPEKADHRPISIQQASNMTNKEAAEPLVALGVSSLLNHIEAKYDNQRFNQWKDPEACKVDDSVEGRKSVFGR; this is encoded by the coding sequence ATGGACCATCtatcttcttcctcatcgtcgacgggcACGACCACCTATACCCAGAAATCTGTCAGCACCTTCCATCAAGATGTTCCTAAGCAAACCTACACAACGGCTGGTACCATCTACAACCCCAGCAACTCTCAGCCGCTCCAGCCTCCCGTTCGTCGCGGCCGCACCCTCAAGTGGCCGCccgtcggcgctgccgcctCGGAGCTGTCCCTCTTTCCCAAGTCGGTTCTCGCAAGCTTGCCTCTGAAGTCACACAATACCGTCACTACACCTCCCAGCCCACTTCCCCATAAGATCCCCAAGTACTCGCCTCTTCAGCAAAACTACGATCGTGCTGTCAGCCCCGTCACCGACCACAGCCGCGAGTCGCTGTATGACTCTGACCTTTCAAGCCTTTCATCCTCTCGCGTGCCGTCATTCACCATGAATGGCGATCAAGCCTCGCCAGTAAGTGGTGCAATGCCCATGTCTACCGTAGACAGGCTTGTCGATGCCGAGTCGAGCGACATTGAAGATGACGAGGGCCCCGGCGACAATCCTCTCAAAAACTTCACTGTCAAAGGTCTTCAGAACTTGGCATCATACCCCAACCCGAACCAGAAGAGGGCCCAGAAGACGCTTCTTCGTGCTCGACCGGGTGCCACTCCCGCTCTCTCTACCGGCAACATCAGTCGCACGACAACTCCGTTCTACGGAGCCCATTCCTTCGAGGCATCCGACATGGGAGCCGATGGCTCGAGTTCCCCTGGTCTCTTCCGCTTGGCCAAGACTGATCCGAACACCATCCTCAAAATGCAGGCTGAGCAGAAAATGATTCGAGACCTCAATCTGTCCTGGCGAGACAGCGGCGTGACGCCGCCCCCGGGCCTCCTCGCTGCTCACAACGTTCAGAGAACCAACACGCATACGACTTACAAGTCCACTCTCGCGACTGGTCCGGGTGCCCCTCGCCCCCTGACTGCTGGCCCTCCTGGTCAGCGCCAGTATCGAACATCAACCTTCGACTTCGCCATGAAGGCGCTCAACGGCGGTCCGAAAACGGACACGTTCTACGATGAATCTGTGAAGGGTGACTCTCGCCCTGTTTCACACTGCATGCACAATACCACATCGCTTGACGCGCTGAGACTCGCCGGCTCCGAAACGCCTGATCATCTCATGGCCGGGCTGCCTTCGCTTCTGTGCAACTCGACCCCCGATGCGGACCATTTCTATCAGGACCCCATCCATACCGGAAAGCTTTCTGATGTGAACATGAAGAAGGGCTTCCAGCACACCGATACCAGTCCGGTCCACTACGCCAATATTAACAAGAACAAGTCTCGTCAGCCAGAAACCAACATTCCTATTATCTTCGGCGAGAAATGGGTAGCAGATTACCCCAAGACTGGTCGCAGTAGGTTGTCGAAGGGAACGTGGACGATCGCGGAGGACGAGCTCCGCCAACGCAACGAGAGAATCTACCAGTTGTTCTACGCGGGTACAGGCGAGCTTGGAAAGTCGTTGGATTCTGTGGTCAAGGATGCAGAACTCAATACTTTCAAGCGCCAAGTCGGTGTCATTGGAGACCGGCGGCCCAAGACCAAGCCAGAAAAGGCTGATCATCGGCCAATTTCGATTCAACAGGCCAGCAACATGACGAATAAGGAGGCAGCGGAGCCTTTGGTCGCCCTGGGCGTCTCGTCCCTCCTGAATCATATCGAGGCAAAGTACGATAACCAGCGCTTTAATCAATGGAAGGATCCCGAGGCATGCAAGGTTGATGATTCTGTGGAGGGACGCAAGTCAGTCTTTGGACGTTGA